Proteins encoded by one window of Lathyrus oleraceus cultivar Zhongwan6 chromosome 1, CAAS_Psat_ZW6_1.0, whole genome shotgun sequence:
- the LOC127083611 gene encoding DUF21 domain-containing protein At2g14520 isoform X1 produces the protein MAVEYQCCETEFFIRILIIVLLVVFAGLMSGLTLGLMSLSLVDLEVLAKSGTPQDRKHADKILPVVKNQHLLLCTLLICNAAAMEALPIFLDSLVVAWGAILISVTLILLFGEIIPQSVCSRYGLTIGATVAPIVRVLVWICFPVAYPISKLLDFLLGHRHEALFRRAELKTLVNLHGNEAGKGGELTHDETTIIAGALELSEKTAGDAMSPINEIFSIDINSKLDRDLMNVILEKGHSRVPVYYEEPTNIIGLILIKNLLTIDPEEEVPVKSVTIRKIPRVPEMMPLYDILNEFQKGHSHMAVVVRNFDKTGQQSSNNNCNDLVRDVKVNIDVEKTPQEKMLKNKMQLHKRKSLPNASNSNRSTGSSRSKKWSQNIYSDILEIDGNSIPKLPEKEEAVGIITMEDVIEELLQEEIFDETDHHFEES, from the exons ATGGCGGTGGAATATCAGTGTTGTGAAACAGAGTTTTTCATCAGAATACTGATAATTGTGCTGCTTGTTGTGTTTGCTGGATTGATGTCTGGGCTTACTTTAGGCCTCATGTCTTTGAGCCTTGTTGATCTTGAGGTTCTTGCTAAATCCGGTACTCCTCAGGATCGAAAACATGCTG ATAAAATATTGCCTGTGGTAAAAAATCAACATCTATTACTTTGCACTCTTTTGATTTGCAATGCTGCTGCCATGGAG GCACTTCCGATTTTTCTTGATAGTCTTGTTGTTGCTTGGGGAGCTATCTTAATTTCCGTGACACTAATTCTTCTGTTTGGTGAG ATTATTCCTCAATCGGTTTGTTCTCGATATGGTTTAACAATCGGTGCAACAGTAGCGCCAATTGTTCGTGTTCTTGTATGGATATGTTTTCCAGTTGCTTATCCAATAAGCAAG TTGTTGGATTTTTTGCTCGGCCATCGCCATGAAGCTCTTTTCCGCAGAGCTGAGCTGAAAACACTTGTAAATTTACATGGTAACGAG GCTGGAAAAGGAGGCGAACTAACACATGATGAAACAACTATCATTGCTGGAGCACTTGAACTCTCTGAGAAAACTGCTGGTGATGCTATGAGTCCTATAAATGAAATATTTTCTATTGATATTAATTCAAAACTTGATAG AGATTTGATGAATGTAATATTGGAGAAAGGGCATAGCAGAGTCCCTGTTTATTATGAAGAGCCAACAAATATCATTGGACTTATTTTG ATCAAGAATTTGTTAACTATTGATCCAGAAGAGGAAGTACCTGTGAAAAGTGTGACCATACGAAAAATACCAAG GGTTCCAGAAATGATGCCACTGTATGATATATTGAATGAATTCCAGAAGGGACATAGCCACATGGCTGTTGTTGTGAGAAATTTTGACAAGACAGGGCAACAATCTTCCAACAATAATTGCAATG ATTTAGTGAGAGATGTGAAAGTGAATATTGATGTGGAAAAGACTCCTCAAGAGAAAATGTTGAAAAACAAGATGCAACTTCATAAGAGAAAAAGCTTACCAAATGCAAGTAATTCAAATAGGAGTACTGGTTCATCTAGGAGCAAAAAATGGTCACAAAATATTTACTCAGATATTTTGGAAATTGATGGAAATTCAATTCCAAAGCTACCTGAAAAAGAAGAAGCTGTTGGAATTATTACAATGGAAGATGTAATTGAAGAGCTTTTGCAG GAGGAGATCTTTGATGAGACAGATCATCATTTTGAAGAGTCATAA
- the LOC127083611 gene encoding DUF21 domain-containing protein At4g33700 isoform X2 — protein MLLPWSLVVAWGAILISVTLILLFGEIIPQSVCSRYGLTIGATVAPIVRVLVWICFPVAYPISKLLDFLLGHRHEALFRRAELKTLVNLHGNEAGKGGELTHDETTIIAGALELSEKTAGDAMSPINEIFSIDINSKLDRDLMNVILEKGHSRVPVYYEEPTNIIGLILIKNLLTIDPEEEVPVKSVTIRKIPRVPEMMPLYDILNEFQKGHSHMAVVVRNFDKTGQQSSNNNCNDLVRDVKVNIDVEKTPQEKMLKNKMQLHKRKSLPNASNSNRSTGSSRSKKWSQNIYSDILEIDGNSIPKLPEKEEAVGIITMEDVIEELLQEEIFDETDHHFEES, from the exons ATGCTGCTGCCATGGAG TCTTGTTGTTGCTTGGGGAGCTATCTTAATTTCCGTGACACTAATTCTTCTGTTTGGTGAG ATTATTCCTCAATCGGTTTGTTCTCGATATGGTTTAACAATCGGTGCAACAGTAGCGCCAATTGTTCGTGTTCTTGTATGGATATGTTTTCCAGTTGCTTATCCAATAAGCAAG TTGTTGGATTTTTTGCTCGGCCATCGCCATGAAGCTCTTTTCCGCAGAGCTGAGCTGAAAACACTTGTAAATTTACATGGTAACGAG GCTGGAAAAGGAGGCGAACTAACACATGATGAAACAACTATCATTGCTGGAGCACTTGAACTCTCTGAGAAAACTGCTGGTGATGCTATGAGTCCTATAAATGAAATATTTTCTATTGATATTAATTCAAAACTTGATAG AGATTTGATGAATGTAATATTGGAGAAAGGGCATAGCAGAGTCCCTGTTTATTATGAAGAGCCAACAAATATCATTGGACTTATTTTG ATCAAGAATTTGTTAACTATTGATCCAGAAGAGGAAGTACCTGTGAAAAGTGTGACCATACGAAAAATACCAAG GGTTCCAGAAATGATGCCACTGTATGATATATTGAATGAATTCCAGAAGGGACATAGCCACATGGCTGTTGTTGTGAGAAATTTTGACAAGACAGGGCAACAATCTTCCAACAATAATTGCAATG ATTTAGTGAGAGATGTGAAAGTGAATATTGATGTGGAAAAGACTCCTCAAGAGAAAATGTTGAAAAACAAGATGCAACTTCATAAGAGAAAAAGCTTACCAAATGCAAGTAATTCAAATAGGAGTACTGGTTCATCTAGGAGCAAAAAATGGTCACAAAATATTTACTCAGATATTTTGGAAATTGATGGAAATTCAATTCCAAAGCTACCTGAAAAAGAAGAAGCTGTTGGAATTATTACAATGGAAGATGTAATTGAAGAGCTTTTGCAG GAGGAGATCTTTGATGAGACAGATCATCATTTTGAAGAGTCATAA